The proteins below come from a single Flavobacterium lindanitolerans genomic window:
- a CDS encoding WD40/YVTN/BNR-like repeat-containing protein, whose amino-acid sequence MKKVLCIFLLSVAFTQCKHEIKPEKNHYFSDVIIDTLWQDNFNIRAILIENDKLWYAADKGKYGYYDLTSKEKFQKTISKDTVNPEFRSIAKNSSAIFVMSVGTPGLLYKIAKDGSETKLVYKDDNEKAFYDSMQFWNDKEGIAVGDPIGDCFSVIITRDSGNTWQKIPCEKLPKIAEGEAAFAASNTNLIVRNNAAWIVSGGKRARIFYTSDKGNSWEVSTTPIVQGEAMTGIFSADFYDENIGFIVGGNYEKPELNSKNKALTINGGKTWTLIGDNTGFGYASCVQFVPESGGKQLVTVGFSGLQYSSDNGATWKQFSKDKDLYTIRFIDNNMAIAAGKNKIVRIKFKK is encoded by the coding sequence ATGAAAAAAGTACTGTGTATTTTTTTACTATCCGTTGCATTTACCCAATGCAAGCATGAAATAAAACCTGAAAAAAACCATTATTTTTCAGATGTTATTATTGATACGCTTTGGCAGGATAATTTTAATATCAGGGCAATTCTGATAGAAAATGATAAGCTATGGTATGCTGCCGATAAGGGAAAATATGGCTACTATGATTTAACTTCTAAAGAGAAATTTCAAAAAACGATTTCAAAAGATACGGTCAATCCTGAGTTTAGAAGTATTGCAAAAAACAGCAGTGCTATTTTTGTGATGAGCGTTGGCACTCCCGGATTGCTTTACAAAATAGCGAAAGATGGCTCCGAAACGAAGCTGGTTTATAAAGACGACAACGAAAAAGCCTTTTATGATTCGATGCAATTTTGGAATGATAAAGAAGGTATAGCCGTGGGCGACCCTATTGGTGACTGCTTTTCTGTGATTATTACTAGAGATTCCGGAAATACATGGCAGAAAATACCTTGTGAGAAACTACCGAAAATAGCCGAAGGGGAAGCTGCTTTCGCAGCCAGCAATACAAACCTTATTGTGAGGAATAATGCGGCATGGATTGTTTCAGGAGGAAAGCGAGCCAGAATTTTTTATACTTCAGATAAAGGAAATTCATGGGAAGTTTCAACTACCCCGATTGTTCAGGGTGAAGCAATGACAGGCATTTTTTCAGCCGATTTCTATGATGAAAATATCGGATTTATTGTGGGTGGGAATTATGAAAAGCCCGAACTGAACTCAAAAAATAAAGCGTTGACCATAAATGGAGGTAAAACCTGGACATTGATAGGAGATAATACAGGGTTTGGTTATGCTTCCTGTGTGCAGTTTGTTCCCGAGTCGGGAGGGAAGCAGTTGGTGACGGTTGGTTTTTCCGGATTGCAATATTCTTCAGATAATGGTGCTACCTGGAAGCAATTTTCTAAAGATAAAGATTTATATACGATTCGTTTTATAGACAATAACATGGCAATCGCTGCCGGAAAGAATAAGATTGTCAGGATAAAATTCAAAAAATAA